DNA sequence from the Acidimicrobiia bacterium genome:
GCAGATGTCTACAACAAGATCGCTCACAAGCGTGTCCAACGGTGGGGAGCACTGAGGGACTCCGCTGACCATGGACACTTCGATGATTATTCCGCCGAGGAAGTCGCTCAGATGATAGAAGACACGAGGTCCTTCCTGGACGAGTATCTTGGCTAACGCCGTGGCGCATCTCAGTCCTGTCGCCGTGTACCGCTGGCATTACGGTAGCCTGACAAGGCGGTGATGTGAGGGTATCGCAGTATTACCAACTGGACGAGACCCAGCCATCATTGGACTTCGTCGACGTTGACATTCTTGGCGACACTCGCGTCTTTGTGGACCCCGGTGCTCTACGTCTCCTACCTTCAGCCTGGGGGGATCATTGCGTCTATCTCATTCAGGACTTCTTCCGTCGTGTGTTGACGGACATTCGGAACGGCAATGACACGAGGGCCCGCGACCTACTGCTCCAGCTCCGCGAACCCAACGAGACGCACTTGGGCCTATCACGTGAAGAAGCCCGCGGCCGGGCGCTCGGGCCAACGTCGGTGCGGAAGGTCTCGGAGGCACTTCGTGATAGTGAAGCGGTGAAGAGCGGCCTTCTTGAGGATCTTGAAGACTCCATTCTCATGGTTCCCGGCGTGGCCGAGGATGTCGTGTCCGACATAACTACAAACCTCATCCGCGGACCGTTGATTGACTATACCCAGGCGATGGCGACTATCCACGGAATACCCATTCAGCAAGGCGTCGAGTCAGGTCCGATCTGGGATGCCGTTGCGGGAACGTGGATCTCGGAATTCACTCAGCTTCCCATTACGTCGACCGGCAAGCTGCTGCTCGTCCCGAAAGTCATTGTGCGGCAGCACATGGACTACAAGGTTGATGAGTACTACCGCTACTACTTGATACCTCATCTGCAGGACGTCGAGCTAACAGCCAATAGCGAGCTTGTGCAGCTGCTAAAGAACGGACGTCGACGGGTGACCAAGAAAGACGTCGAAGCGAAGTACGGCTCCGGTAAGGGCACGATCGTCCGGGAAACCCGGAACCACCCCGAGGTTCTCGACCGGTATCGACAGTCCAAGCGTCGGAAGCCTCAGCCCCCAATGACACACGAGGACATCGCGACCGAAACGGCGACGGATGGTCCCGATTGGGCCGATCTTCTAGGAGACCTCACCGATTGCAGTCCGGGGACTCAGGACGCGAGTCGCTACCACCGCGCAGTCTTCGCACTGCTGAAGGCGCTCTTTTACCCGGCGTTGTCTCACCCTCGCCTTGAGCATGAGATACACGAAGGACGTAAACGACTCTCACATCTTCGTTGAATGCAAGAACTACAACACCGACATCGGCAATCCTGAGCTGGATCAGTTGGCCGGACGCTTCTCTTCGAGTCGGGGTCGTGTTGGCTTGCTCGTGTGCCGCTCCTTTGAAGACCGTGGCTTGTTCGTCAAGCGCTGCCGGGATACGGCATCTGATGGTCGTGGCTGGATTCTCGGTCTCGGCGACGCTGCCTTGACGGACCTTGCGACTGAGGCAGCGACAGGGTCTGCAACGCGGATCGATGGGCTGCTCAAGGATCGGTTCGAAGAGATCATCATGTAGAAGACACCCTAAGGACGAGCCAGGCGAGATCGCCAGAATCTTGATGGTCCACCCGCGGCCGGGCGACACGGCGACGACAAGTAGCGCTCGCCGTGCCCTAACCCAGGCGAGGCCCTATGTCAGTAGTGCCAACGTTGAGGGTCCTCCAAAGCCGAAAGCGGTCGAGCAAGAACTCCTCCAGGGCGAGCGCGAGGCTAAACGTCTTGGCTAGGTCATCGGAGGACACGACTCCGCCGTGGGCGACTGTATTGCGCACTGCTCTGACGCTGTCGAGCGTATCGGGGAAGTTGTGGGTGAAGGCGCGGGCCTGCTCAGCCAGCATCGCTGCCCCCAGTCCGATCGCCTCCGGCCATCTTTGTGCCACATCGGTGAACCACGGCTCGGACTCGAATACCTCGAGGCCGCCGTCACCGATGACTGACGTCGATTCCGAGATGCGTCGGTATCGAGTGTCGAACGTTGAAATGCGTTCGTGAACCCTGAGGAGCTGCATCGCTGTCTCGGTGTCGGTGACCTCCGCCGCCACCTCCGCGTGTCTAGCCTCGACGCCCGCCCTCTGTAGCTCCGCGATCACGATTGGATTGTCCGGGTTGACATATCTCGGCTCTACTCGGACCACGATGCTCTGATTTGCTTGTAGCTGGACCAGCTGATGCAAACCTTCGACTTCGCTCTTGATTGCCCGCTGCTCGCTTTCTGTTCGGGCGAGTCGCCTCTTCACCGATACTGACCCAACCGTCAATTCCGAAATGTCAGGCCACACGAACGCCACGCCAATGAGGGCCCAGACAACCAATCGTCCATCAGTGAGGGACACGTCACGACACGTCTCGACAACCTCGACGCTGGTGCCGACGACCAGTGCGTTCTCTTCGCATGCCGGGACAGCTCCGCTAACTACGACACCGAGGCCGACGAGCACCACAACGATGGCCGCGAACCGCCGCAGCCTGGCACCGGTCGCAGACTCGGTCTCGCCTGTGCTCTCGGTCATTCAACGATGATATGACAAGTTCCCCCCCTGTCGGCCGATCGGGCTGACATGAGCGGGCGGGGAGCGCTGGGTCACCTCCCGGAGCGGGCGCCCGTCACACTTCGTGTTCGTGCTCCACCTGGCTCGTGACGTGTCCGGGTTCGGGCATCACCTTTATCCCCCCTGGTCATTGACCCTGTGCGGCGCCGATGCGACACTTGAGGAGCCCGAAGAACGACGGGAGCAGCTTCGTGCGTGTAGTCGGATACGTCCGGGACGCCTCGGGACCTTCCGAGGTGGAGCCTGCGTTCGCCCAGGCTGAGAAGGTGCGCCGCTGGGTAGCCGAAGCAGGCCATCAGCTCGTGGCGATATGCCAGGACGTGCGCACGCCCGGCCACGCCCTCGGCAGGCACGGGTTTCGCGCCCTCATCGGGATCATCGAGGCAGGCGAGGCCGACGGCGTCGTCGTCCCGGACCTCGCGATCCTGTCGGCCGACAAGGTGACCCAGGAAGTGATGCTTTGGGACCTGCGGTCGCGCGACGTGGTGATCATGTCCACGAACGAGGACGACGTC
Encoded proteins:
- a CDS encoding recombinase family protein, which encodes MRHLRSPKNDGSSFVRVVGYVRDASGPSEVEPAFAQAEKVRRWVAEAGHQLVAICQDVRTPGHALGRHGFRALIGIIEAGEADGVVVPDLAILSADKVTQEVMLWDLRSRDVVIMSTNEDDVDALSDHPPEQLRTIVRDVLAKASVHLGLVGDIVVEAHAVDVPLPEEEEDEGADIVIELIPPMGEPMEMPGRVRPAR